Proteins encoded together in one Sulfitobacter pontiacus window:
- a CDS encoding FCD domain-containing protein: MPFQPIASEKLSAAVVRQVEQLILRGILRPGERLPAERELAERLAVSRPSLRDAIAQLQASGLLTSKPGAGVYVADVLGSAFSPALTELFARHDEAVFDYLSFRRDMEGLAAERAARLGSDTDLGVIQAVFDKMEAAHQKRNADDEAQLDAQFHMAITEASHNVVMLHMMRSMYDLLRGGVFYNREVMFKQRTTRTALLDQHRAINDALQARDPAAAQAAVEAHLTYVENALRDHQKAERNEDVARQRLQHETNT; this comes from the coding sequence ATGCCCTTTCAGCCTATTGCCTCCGAAAAACTGTCAGCCGCTGTCGTTAGGCAGGTAGAACAGTTAATCCTGCGTGGCATTCTGCGGCCCGGCGAACGGCTACCCGCAGAGCGGGAGCTGGCAGAGCGTCTGGCCGTTTCGCGCCCCTCGCTTCGGGATGCTATTGCCCAGCTTCAGGCCAGCGGATTGCTGACCTCAAAGCCCGGCGCGGGGGTCTATGTCGCCGATGTGCTCGGCAGCGCGTTCTCCCCTGCCCTGACAGAGCTTTTTGCACGTCACGACGAAGCCGTGTTCGACTATCTTTCGTTCCGCCGCGACATGGAAGGACTGGCAGCCGAACGGGCCGCGCGGCTTGGTTCTGACACCGACCTTGGGGTCATTCAGGCGGTTTTCGACAAGATGGAAGCCGCACATCAGAAGCGTAACGCAGATGACGAAGCGCAACTGGACGCGCAGTTTCATATGGCGATCACAGAGGCGAGCCATAACGTCGTCATGCTGCATATGATGCGGTCGATGTATGACCTGCTGCGTGGCGGCGTGTTCTACAATCGCGAAGTCATGTTTAAACAGCGCACAACGCGCACCGCCCTGCTGGATCAACACCGCGCCATCAACGACGCATTACAGGCACGTGATCCCGCCGCGGCACAAGCCGCGGTAGAGGCGCATCTGACCTATGTCGAGAATGCGCTGCGCGATCATCAAAAGGCCGAGCGTAATGAAGATGTCGCGCGACAACGTCTTCAACACGAGACAAACACCTAG
- a CDS encoding F0F1 ATP synthase subunit B produces the protein MRLTFSALVAGLVASPAFAAGDVFFSLRNTDFIVLLAFLLFVGVLIYFKVPKMMGSMLDSRAEGIKSELDEARALREEAQTLLASYERKQQEVKEQADRIVTSAKAEANEAADQARADLEKSIARRMAAAEEQIDSAQAAAVKEVRDQAVVVAIAAAKDVIAKKMTAAEGNALIDSAIAEVDAKLH, from the coding sequence ATGCGTTTGACCTTCTCAGCCCTCGTCGCCGGTCTGGTTGCCTCTCCTGCTTTTGCAGCTGGTGACGTGTTCTTTTCGCTGCGCAATACGGACTTTATCGTCCTGCTGGCTTTCCTGCTTTTCGTCGGTGTTTTGATCTATTTCAAAGTGCCAAAGATGATGGGCAGCATGCTCGACAGCCGCGCCGAAGGCATCAAGTCCGAACTGGACGAAGCCCGTGCGCTGCGTGAAGAAGCGCAGACACTTCTTGCCAGCTACGAACGCAAGCAGCAGGAAGTGAAAGAGCAAGCGGACCGTATCGTGACATCGGCAAAGGCCGAAGCGAACGAAGCCGCGGATCAGGCACGTGCCGACCTGGAAAAATCCATCGCGCGCCGTATGGCCGCCGCCGAAGAGCAGATCGACTCCGCTCAGGCTGCTGCCGTTAAAGAGGTCCGCGATCAAGCTGTCGTTGTGGCCATTGCCGCTGCCAAGGATGTTATCGCCAAGAAGATGACAGCCGCGGAAGGCAATGCGTTGATCGACAGTGCAATTGCCGAAGTCGACGCGAAGCTTCACTAA